In Acidimicrobiia bacterium, one genomic interval encodes:
- a CDS encoding right-handed parallel beta-helix repeat-containing protein, which produces MPQTPMTDEHSAPKRRRRVTLAMALVAVVAMFSALLDIFPPEPDAVAADPNSRIFYENSGWHISPNPEDNHGDHFALLVGKQLRPHVLHIKVPKREPFDGLTTTWVKFYDLSREVTISGPPGAAINTEGGTIHVRCETSTNWFCPAPDGYSVTVQWSVTAERRDCAEDLTRPYGTICPRTTFTGAATRTYIENPNTTTTTTTLAEGPTAEFSWALSETTPRLVNFTNTSTTVEERPLSYQWTFEDGATSTLENPEHVFSKAGTFPVTLVVTDSQDQTDAYTTEVVIPTSLVVNSIGDASATDVEVSGCDTGATVEGEPECTLRAAIETANAEGGGEITFNITGGGVPKITPGTALPDLTSPITVNGTTQPGGFVSLDGGSLAHGLRLAGASSTVKGLVFQGDRNGITIDGGSDHVVEGNRFGWHPGTKTITSMGFAVGAIDATNTRIANNIIHCTGGDCLQVIGGSGWQIADNNFGVNDTGVGLTGTNFGVLAINANAQIVNNVFNTSSRAITLIGKDSGGSSIDSNLIGVSRQGQLLFSAKEAIRVDAAPGVTVTNNVVNSNVGPAIAVTGSPQSELDNGNIYGLSPDDEVPGPVTGGGTVITNNRIGVRSDGNTRFSGQSVDGIFVWAGASNVRIDGNIIGNQQRSGVVIRGGSGHQVLGNSIGTNASGSENFQSPFGIRIEDATNVNIGSAGQPNVVHAKEAAVNLAGNTSGSKVAGNELVTTNIGIGTEASVDDGDEGNPSGAASTSNLTIDGNTVEVAMSSGSNEVDGDSVAISLMGPTTGAVVENNTTTGGDTGVIIGEESEGTKVATNTILGAKRGILNTGAGTTIDSNRIGISRSGTVNGSPLAGLALDADATVNNNVIVGSGNFGIIVGSDAIGQLKGNRIYNTTGIPIKTGSGPQAPRITAAIRAYSGDTDRTVLVVTDLPADGGTVEVFANDSCADPEAHYALWVTAPVKAGRDYVVIPLVDRGDRDAFTVTYTHPVKGTSALSNCEARSVYPDSDGDGTFDPIEDLVGTAGDPQSAVVVTDSGDLFLLAASDGRLRNVAAVDDPAPGQHPGDFTLPHGAVGFEVRDLEPGASTEVAMLTLDGQSPILGDSYWKYGPSNPGAAPSWYRFDFDEVAGTGATLETRDVPGVGYSRVWNLNLTDGARGDSDGAANGTITDPGGPGITVSAPPPPSPPSTVVDDPLVPPTVPDDPAADPDNSGDSDDSVAPDNGAIEVADKSAENDPGAKGTESTTQVDRLPVTGSNTGLLLALGVSLIIAGLASAAITRRWYRLGS; this is translated from the coding sequence ATGCCTCAAACACCTATGACGGATGAGCACTCGGCACCGAAACGTCGACGACGGGTGACTCTCGCCATGGCCCTGGTCGCGGTTGTGGCCATGTTCAGCGCTCTGCTCGATATTTTTCCGCCGGAACCGGATGCGGTGGCGGCCGACCCGAACAGCCGAATATTCTACGAAAATTCCGGGTGGCACATCTCGCCCAACCCCGAAGATAACCACGGCGACCACTTTGCTTTGCTGGTAGGCAAACAGCTGAGACCCCACGTCCTTCACATAAAAGTACCGAAACGTGAACCGTTCGATGGGCTGACCACCACTTGGGTGAAATTTTACGATTTGTCTCGAGAGGTAACAATAAGCGGCCCTCCTGGTGCGGCCATTAACACCGAGGGCGGCACCATCCACGTCCGCTGTGAAACCTCGACCAACTGGTTTTGCCCTGCGCCCGATGGCTATTCGGTGACAGTTCAATGGAGCGTCACCGCTGAACGGCGAGATTGTGCCGAGGACCTGACACGGCCATACGGGACGATATGCCCCCGCACGACATTTACTGGGGCTGCTACCCGCACCTACATCGAAAATCCTAATACCACAACCACCACTACCACGCTCGCCGAGGGACCAACAGCCGAGTTCTCATGGGCGTTGTCAGAAACAACACCTCGCCTGGTGAACTTCACTAACACCTCAACCACCGTCGAAGAGCGACCTCTCAGCTACCAGTGGACTTTTGAGGACGGGGCCACCTCAACCTTAGAGAACCCCGAACACGTTTTCTCTAAGGCTGGCACCTTCCCAGTGACCCTGGTGGTGACCGATAGCCAGGACCAAACCGACGCTTACACAACCGAGGTGGTAATCCCCACCAGTTTGGTGGTGAACTCAATCGGCGACGCTTCCGCCACCGATGTTGAGGTGAGCGGTTGTGACACCGGCGCTACCGTCGAAGGTGAACCGGAATGCACGTTGCGGGCCGCGATCGAGACGGCCAACGCCGAAGGTGGCGGGGAGATCACCTTCAATATTACCGGTGGAGGCGTGCCCAAGATCACACCCGGAACGGCCTTACCCGATCTAACATCGCCGATCACTGTGAATGGAACCACCCAGCCCGGCGGGTTTGTCAGCTTGGACGGGGGTTCACTTGCTCATGGCCTTCGCCTTGCGGGCGCGTCCTCCACCGTTAAAGGCCTGGTGTTTCAGGGAGACCGCAACGGAATTACTATCGATGGCGGCTCCGACCACGTGGTGGAAGGCAACCGATTCGGATGGCACCCCGGAACTAAGACCATCACATCTATGGGCTTCGCGGTCGGGGCTATTGACGCTACAAACACCCGTATTGCCAACAACATAATTCACTGCACCGGGGGTGATTGCCTGCAGGTGATAGGGGGATCTGGGTGGCAAATCGCGGACAACAACTTTGGTGTTAATGACACTGGAGTGGGCCTGACTGGGACCAACTTCGGCGTCCTTGCCATCAATGCCAACGCCCAAATCGTCAACAACGTGTTCAACACCAGCAGCAGAGCAATCACCCTAATCGGTAAAGACTCGGGCGGTTCCAGCATCGACTCCAACCTGATTGGGGTTTCTCGGCAAGGCCAGCTCCTATTCAGTGCCAAAGAGGCCATCCGCGTTGATGCCGCACCCGGAGTGACGGTGACTAACAACGTCGTGAACAGTAATGTCGGCCCAGCAATAGCTGTGACCGGTTCCCCACAGAGTGAACTCGATAACGGGAATATCTATGGGCTGAGCCCCGATGATGAAGTACCGGGGCCGGTCACCGGCGGTGGTACGGTTATCACTAACAACCGAATCGGGGTCCGCTCTGATGGCAACACACGGTTCTCCGGGCAGTCGGTCGACGGGATCTTTGTGTGGGCAGGGGCGTCGAATGTGCGCATCGATGGCAACATCATCGGCAACCAACAACGCTCCGGAGTCGTGATCCGAGGCGGATCCGGCCACCAAGTACTGGGTAACAGCATCGGTACAAACGCGTCGGGATCAGAAAACTTCCAATCCCCGTTCGGTATTCGGATTGAAGACGCCACCAACGTAAACATTGGCTCGGCGGGACAACCCAACGTGGTTCACGCCAAGGAAGCTGCGGTCAACCTGGCTGGGAACACGAGCGGGTCAAAGGTAGCTGGCAACGAACTGGTCACGACCAACATTGGTATTGGTACCGAAGCCTCTGTGGACGACGGGGATGAAGGCAACCCCTCGGGAGCGGCCTCGACCTCGAATCTGACCATCGATGGCAACACCGTCGAAGTCGCTATGAGTAGCGGCTCGAACGAGGTTGACGGCGATAGCGTTGCTATTAGCCTTATGGGCCCCACCACCGGTGCTGTGGTTGAAAACAACACGACCACCGGCGGCGATACCGGGGTGATCATCGGCGAAGAATCCGAGGGCACCAAGGTGGCCACCAACACCATCCTGGGCGCTAAACGAGGGATCCTCAACACTGGTGCCGGCACCACAATCGACTCGAACCGTATTGGGATTAGCCGTAGTGGGACCGTCAACGGTAGCCCTCTGGCGGGGTTGGCGTTAGATGCCGATGCCACCGTTAACAACAACGTGATCGTTGGTAGCGGCAACTTCGGCATCATTGTTGGTTCCGACGCCATTGGGCAGCTCAAAGGCAACCGTATATACAACACCACCGGAATACCCATCAAAACAGGGTCTGGACCCCAGGCGCCCCGAATCACCGCAGCCATACGTGCCTACAGCGGGGACACCGACCGTACGGTGTTGGTAGTCACAGACCTCCCCGCAGACGGTGGAACCGTTGAAGTATTCGCCAACGACAGTTGTGCGGATCCCGAAGCGCACTACGCCCTTTGGGTGACTGCCCCGGTTAAAGCGGGCCGTGACTATGTGGTGATTCCCTTAGTTGACCGTGGGGACCGTGATGCGTTCACCGTGACCTACACCCATCCGGTGAAAGGTACCTCAGCTCTGTCTAACTGCGAGGCCCGATCGGTCTATCCCGATAGCGATGGTGACGGTACCTTCGACCCCATTGAAGACCTCGTCGGCACCGCTGGCGATCCGCAGAGTGCTGTGGTAGTTACCGACAGCGGTGACCTCTTTTTGTTGGCAGCCAGTGACGGGCGATTGAGGAATGTTGCCGCCGTCGACGACCCTGCCCCCGGTCAACACCCCGGTGATTTCACTTTGCCCCACGGTGCCGTGGGCTTTGAGGTTCGCGACCTTGAACCGGGTGCCAGCACCGAGGTGGCCATGCTCACACTCGACGGCCAATCACCCATCCTTGGTGACTCATATTGGAAATACGGCCCGTCCAACCCCGGAGCCGCACCCAGTTGGTACCGGTTTGATTTTGACGAAGTTGCCGGTACTGGAGCCACCCTCGAAACACGCGACGTACCGGGGGTTGGGTACAGCCGGGTGTGGAACCTCAACCTCACCGACGGTGCCCGCGGCGACTCCGACGGGGCTGCTAACGGCACCATCACCGACCCAGGTGGTCCGGGTATTACGGTAAGTGCTCCCCCACCGCCCAGCCCGCCTTCAACCGTCGTCGACGATCCGCTAGTGCCGCCCACGGTGCCCGATGACCCAGCAGCGGACCCCGACAACTCAGGGGACTCGGATGACTCGGTGGCCCCTGACAACGGTGCTATTGAAGTTGCTGATAAGTCCGCTGAGAATGATCCTGGGGCTAAGGGCACCGAGTCCACCACCCAAGTAGACCGCCTGCCTGTTACTGGCTCCAATACAGGGTTGTTGCTGGCCTTGGGAGTATCCCTCATTATTGCTGGCCTCGCCTCGGCTGCCATCACCCGCCGTTGGTACCGGCTTGGAAGCTAG
- a CDS encoding thioredoxin family protein: protein MKIELLYFDDCPNWKVAAERLADVAGDRGLTVERRLVTTPEEAEAARFRGSPTILVDGEDPFASGDEPFGLACRVYQTLDGLAGSPTTEQLEAILDA, encoded by the coding sequence ATGAAGATCGAACTACTGTACTTCGACGACTGCCCAAACTGGAAGGTCGCCGCTGAACGCCTCGCCGACGTCGCAGGCGACCGTGGTCTGACGGTGGAGCGGCGTCTCGTGACGACTCCCGAGGAGGCCGAGGCGGCCCGGTTCCGGGGCTCGCCGACGATCCTGGTCGACGGTGAGGACCCGTTCGCTTCGGGGGACGAGCCGTTCGGCCTCGCGTGCCGCGTCTACCAAACCCTCGACGGGCTGGCCGGGTCCCCGACCACCGAGCAGCTCGAAGCGATCCTCGATGCGTGA
- a CDS encoding ATP-binding cassette domain-containing protein gives MNFEVKQGEIFGFLGPNGAGKTTTIRMLTTQARPTTGEILLGGRSVWDDLAGARRRIGVVPQHNNLDRSLTARENLLFHARYFGLPLGESARSTDEWLQRLHLHARADDPVAGFSGGMAQRLKIARALMHDPEILFLDEPTTGLDPQSRTLLWEEIKRLNQNGTTIFLTTHYMEEPDQLADRVAIINHGEIKGLDTPAGLKKLVPGQNVVSLELDEVNDSLLAEAIALPGVADLTVEMNTVRLFMRGASPDLGAIVAWVHRRGRTLVGLNLQLSTLNDAFIHLTGRGLEDR, from the coding sequence ATCAATTTTGAAGTAAAGCAAGGAGAGATCTTTGGGTTTCTTGGCCCGAACGGGGCTGGAAAAACTACGACAATTAGAATGCTCACGACCCAAGCTCGACCCACGACGGGAGAGATCCTTTTGGGAGGAAGGTCGGTCTGGGATGATCTTGCCGGAGCACGGCGACGTATAGGCGTCGTTCCTCAACACAACAATCTGGATCGAAGTCTAACGGCTCGTGAAAACTTGCTCTTCCACGCTCGGTATTTTGGCCTCCCGCTGGGCGAGAGTGCCCGCAGCACAGATGAGTGGCTACAACGGCTGCACCTCCATGCGAGAGCTGATGATCCGGTCGCCGGGTTCTCCGGGGGTATGGCTCAGCGGCTCAAGATCGCTCGAGCGCTCATGCACGATCCCGAGATTCTTTTTCTCGACGAGCCAACGACGGGGCTTGACCCACAATCTCGCACTTTGCTCTGGGAAGAGATTAAGAGGCTGAATCAAAACGGAACAACGATCTTCTTGACCACCCACTATATGGAAGAACCCGACCAACTGGCTGACCGGGTTGCCATTATCAACCATGGGGAAATCAAGGGACTCGACACTCCGGCGGGGCTTAAGAAGCTCGTGCCAGGCCAGAACGTCGTATCGCTTGAGTTGGACGAGGTAAATGACAGTCTACTCGCCGAAGCGATAGCGCTGCCTGGTGTAGCCGATCTTACGGTGGAGATGAATACCGTGAGACTCTTCATGCGAGGAGCGAGCCCGGATCTCGGCGCGATTGTCGCGTGGGTTCATAGGAGAGGTCGCACGCTAGTTGGACTCAACCTTCAACTCAGCACCCTCAATGATGCCTTTATCCATCTCACCGGGAGAGGATTGGAAGACCGATGA
- a CDS encoding NAD(P)/FAD-dependent oxidoreductase — protein sequence MTDTYDLIVIGAGMAGAAAASKCASEGWKVAIVDELPYGGTCALRGCDPKKILRRGAEIIDSARLMAGKGIDANGLNINWTDLMKHKRGFTDPVPENMEAGLVGNGVETLHGTARFEDEHRLAIDEVTYESAHFLIATGARPRPLDFPGHEHLIDSTAFLELDDLPRRVLFVGGGFVSFEFAHIAARAGTRPVIIDRGVRPLKGFDPDLVDLLVARGSDAGIEVRPETTITGIEPVGSGYRVTLDTAGNPAEIETDLVVHGAGRIPQLSTLDLDAANVAHDTAGVTVAGHLQSTTNPAVYAAGDSADTPGAPLTPVAVFEGKVAASNMLKGTTTVPDYAGVPTAVFTIPELVRVGLLEHEATAAGINVDVRYNDTSGWYSNYRIGETTAATKILVDTADDTIVGAHMLGPEYGELINVFSLAIKLGLTTRQLKSMTAAYPTVGSDLGSML from the coding sequence ATGACCGACACCTACGACCTGATCGTCATCGGAGCGGGCATGGCCGGCGCCGCGGCGGCGAGCAAGTGTGCCTCCGAGGGGTGGAAGGTCGCGATCGTCGACGAGCTGCCCTACGGGGGCACCTGTGCGCTGCGGGGCTGTGACCCGAAGAAGATTTTGCGCCGCGGCGCCGAGATCATCGACAGCGCCCGGCTCATGGCCGGCAAGGGCATCGACGCTAACGGTTTGAACATCAACTGGACCGACCTGATGAAGCACAAGCGCGGCTTCACCGATCCGGTCCCCGAGAACATGGAAGCCGGCCTAGTTGGCAACGGTGTCGAGACCCTGCACGGCACCGCCAGGTTCGAGGACGAGCATCGCCTCGCCATCGACGAGGTGACCTACGAGTCGGCGCACTTCCTGATCGCCACCGGCGCTCGACCCCGACCCCTGGACTTCCCCGGCCATGAGCACCTGATCGACAGCACCGCCTTCCTCGAGCTCGACGACCTCCCTCGCCGCGTGCTCTTCGTCGGCGGCGGGTTCGTGTCGTTCGAGTTCGCCCACATCGCAGCCCGGGCCGGGACCCGGCCGGTGATCATCGACCGCGGCGTCCGTCCACTCAAAGGCTTCGACCCTGACCTGGTCGACCTCCTGGTGGCCCGAGGCTCCGACGCGGGCATTGAGGTGCGCCCCGAGACGACGATCACCGGCATCGAGCCAGTCGGATCGGGCTACCGGGTCACCCTCGACACGGCCGGGAACCCGGCCGAGATCGAGACCGATCTCGTTGTCCACGGCGCCGGACGCATCCCCCAGCTGTCCACGCTCGACCTGGACGCGGCCAACGTCGCCCACGACACCGCAGGCGTGACCGTCGCAGGCCACCTCCAGAGCACCACCAACCCCGCCGTCTACGCAGCGGGTGACTCCGCCGACACCCCCGGTGCGCCGCTAACCCCGGTGGCGGTGTTCGAGGGCAAGGTCGCCGCATCGAACATGCTCAAGGGAACTACGACCGTCCCGGACTACGCCGGTGTTCCAACGGCGGTGTTCACCATCCCCGAACTCGTTCGCGTCGGCCTCCTCGAACACGAAGCAACAGCAGCTGGCATCAACGTGGACGTCCGCTACAACGACACCAGCGGCTGGTACTCCAACTACCGGATCGGCGAGACAACCGCAGCCACCAAGATCCTCGTCGACACCGCCGACGACACGATCGTCGGCGCCCACATGCTCGGCCCCGAGTACGGCGAGCTGATCAACGTCTTCAGCCTCGCCATCAAGCTCGGCCTCACGACCCGGCAGCTGAAGTCGATGACCGCCGCCTATCCCACCGTCGGATCAGACCTCGGCTCGATGCTCTGA
- a CDS encoding glycosyltransferase family 39 protein encodes MTSPGAVAARWGVFVVAGIHLGIGLWLINRLSLWGDEAFSAQTVHLPLGALLSMVTHIDINMSAYYLMLKAWTSIFGHSEVALRLPSLLMTTATIFIAARLVTRWFGPLPGLICALAVGMSPYFLTIGLTARPFAMLGLLYVLTVACFVRALGQSSLAPWLVLVVVDVLALYTSLLAILFIAAQVGYLVLVDRRFYRIHVVAGVMLALGMIPTWLYLAPTNTLNWLTESDIPQVFANIIGDRSGLVFGVLVLAGLLFRPSASGDTLISHPRSDLLLPGFVVLQLAVMVALLPKQTLFIPPYLVTVLIAAAMLAGAVVVTFRPTLAWLTASTLIASLFLGFSLNLEAQPGLENQNWRSTTAFLDASVQPSDTVVFPNTFYRVAAEHYGHHGGYMDVGSPALPASPWFSQTPYEYDRLKRTGYYLDADRFADGLAGRERVWAVGPDDNFMALATSALTDAGWALVDSHNFTGLTTRLFIHEVTKFPEHLDMSAS; translated from the coding sequence ATGACCAGCCCTGGAGCCGTTGCCGCTCGGTGGGGCGTGTTTGTGGTCGCAGGGATTCATCTTGGCATCGGGCTGTGGCTGATCAACCGTCTGAGCCTCTGGGGCGATGAAGCTTTCTCAGCGCAGACAGTCCACCTACCCCTCGGTGCGCTGCTCTCAATGGTCACCCACATCGACATCAACATGTCGGCCTATTACCTGATGCTCAAAGCTTGGACGTCGATATTTGGGCACAGCGAGGTGGCTCTGCGTCTGCCATCACTGCTTATGACGACCGCGACCATCTTCATAGCTGCCCGGCTAGTGACTCGCTGGTTTGGGCCATTACCGGGCTTAATCTGTGCCCTTGCGGTGGGAATGTCGCCTTATTTTCTCACTATTGGTCTGACCGCGCGCCCCTTCGCCATGCTGGGATTGCTGTATGTGCTGACGGTGGCGTGCTTTGTTCGTGCTCTTGGCCAGAGTTCCTTAGCACCTTGGCTAGTGCTTGTTGTGGTCGATGTATTAGCCCTTTACACATCGCTTCTGGCTATCCTATTTATCGCTGCCCAAGTCGGATATCTCGTCTTGGTCGATCGTCGCTTCTATCGAATCCACGTGGTGGCCGGTGTGATGTTGGCTCTCGGCATGATTCCGACCTGGCTGTACCTCGCCCCAACTAACACCCTCAACTGGTTGACCGAGAGCGATATACCCCAGGTGTTCGCCAATATCATTGGCGATCGTTCTGGCCTTGTTTTCGGTGTACTTGTGCTAGCCGGGCTCCTGTTTCGGCCCAGCGCCTCGGGAGACACCCTAATTAGCCATCCGAGAAGCGACCTGCTCCTGCCCGGGTTCGTGGTTCTTCAATTAGCGGTGATGGTGGCTTTGTTGCCTAAGCAAACGCTGTTCATACCGCCTTACCTTGTGACTGTCCTCATTGCGGCAGCGATGTTGGCAGGAGCCGTTGTCGTTACCTTTCGACCCACGCTTGCATGGCTCACAGCCAGCACATTAATTGCATCATTGTTTCTCGGTTTTTCCCTAAATCTCGAGGCTCAACCTGGTCTAGAAAATCAGAACTGGCGTTCCACGACAGCGTTTCTAGACGCGTCCGTTCAACCCTCTGACACCGTGGTTTTCCCCAACACCTTCTACCGGGTCGCCGCCGAGCACTACGGGCACCATGGAGGATATATGGACGTTGGTTCTCCGGCCCTGCCCGCCAGTCCATGGTTCTCACAAACCCCTTACGAGTACGACCGGCTGAAACGCACTGGTTACTACCTCGACGCTGACCGCTTCGCTGACGGACTCGCGGGAAGAGAACGAGTGTGGGCCGTGGGACCAGACGACAACTTCATGGCGCTGGCCACTTCAGCATTGACTGATGCCGGCTGGGCACTGGTCGATAGCCACAACTTCACCGGCCTAACCACCAGACTGTTCATCCATGAGGTGACCAAATTTCCCGAACATTTGGATATGTCGGCGTCTTAA
- a CDS encoding ABC transporter permease produces MSAFFAMVQRDLVVTKRNFWNFAYRVAMLPLVFIFVFGFVLPNIGQVPDTFPTLMFGGVLAMSVMVAGLHGVGIPLILDFGVSREIEDRLLAPAGPATVAYAKMVIGVLEAWLGGLIVLPLAWAIMGADLTVRLENLAYAVPVLLLAGLTSASLGLLLGTIFKPSQIPAMFPGFLIPMVLLGPTFFAWPSLENLRWVQMLVLVNPLVYVSEAFRAILTPEVPHMALGYSLLGTAVSTMVMAWVGIRRFIRMAIQ; encoded by the coding sequence ATGAGCGCGTTCTTTGCCATGGTCCAGCGAGACCTGGTGGTCACTAAGCGGAACTTCTGGAATTTTGCTTACCGGGTCGCGATGCTTCCGCTCGTCTTCATCTTCGTCTTTGGTTTCGTACTCCCAAACATTGGGCAGGTCCCGGACACGTTTCCGACGCTTATGTTCGGGGGAGTCCTCGCTATGAGCGTGATGGTGGCCGGCCTGCATGGTGTAGGCATCCCTCTGATTCTTGATTTCGGAGTATCTCGGGAGATCGAGGATCGGCTACTTGCCCCAGCGGGGCCCGCAACCGTTGCCTATGCCAAGATGGTGATCGGCGTCCTCGAAGCGTGGCTGGGCGGCTTGATCGTGCTTCCACTTGCCTGGGCCATCATGGGAGCAGATCTCACAGTCAGGCTGGAGAACCTCGCCTACGCGGTGCCGGTGCTCCTCCTTGCTGGCTTGACGTCCGCATCCCTTGGACTCTTGCTTGGGACGATCTTCAAACCATCGCAGATACCCGCGATGTTTCCAGGGTTCCTCATCCCCATGGTTCTTCTCGGCCCTACCTTCTTCGCTTGGCCGAGCTTGGAGAATCTCCGCTGGGTCCAGATGCTTGTCCTAGTGAACCCTCTCGTCTACGTCAGCGAGGCGTTCCGAGCCATTCTGACTCCCGAAGTTCCGCACATGGCCCTCGGATATAGTTTGCTGGGAACGGCGGTCTCCACGATGGTGATGGCCTGGGTTGGGATTCGTCGATTCATCAGAATGGCCATCCAATAG
- a CDS encoding heavy metal-responsive transcriptional regulator, producing the protein MFIGELAAQSGVTAKTIRFWEAEGLLADPVRTPSGYRDYDPNALDRLSFIRHAQTAGLTLAEIRRVLAISDTGEPACGHVTDLIHQHLTEVDHRIRELKDTRSLLDRLAKRAADQDPADCDGYCTILRPQASDSSAHPEVPVGDTGPE; encoded by the coding sequence ATGTTCATCGGGGAACTCGCTGCCCAGAGCGGCGTCACCGCCAAGACCATCCGCTTCTGGGAAGCGGAGGGACTCCTCGCCGACCCGGTTCGCACGCCGTCTGGCTACCGCGACTACGACCCAAACGCCCTGGACCGGCTGAGCTTCATCCGCCACGCGCAGACCGCCGGGCTGACCCTCGCTGAGATCCGACGGGTACTTGCGATCTCCGACACTGGCGAACCCGCCTGCGGACACGTCACCGATCTCATCCACCAACACCTCACCGAGGTCGACCACCGGATACGCGAGCTCAAGGACACCCGGTCTCTGCTTGACCGGCTGGCCAAGCGCGCCGCCGACCAGGACCCGGCCGACTGCGACGGCTACTGCACGATTCTCCGACCGCAGGCCTCCGACTCCTCAGCCCACCCTGAAGTGCCGGTGGGCGATACCGGGCCGGAGTAA
- a CDS encoding ABC transporter permease subunit, giving the protein MRIHCCAAGEEADGTIGLLLANPRSRRHLLMAKSSAMSVLVASGAVLTLGGSYLAPAILNVNIGASNLLAVSLHLLFNAVIWGAIATAVGAASGNRSLAVAVSTGAMVVSYFLVGLLPLVNSLADLAKVLPWYWFDGHDPLNNGINLTYLTLQAGLIVILFGVAWWGIETRDRSSSTGTHNMMVNIVDRLRRDEHAARLVNRLSGSARVGSIWAKTAAEGKALVLVVGFVMFTLMGLMMGPMYTAMEDTLASLAADLPENLLAIFGGGDISTPQGWYQVETFSLMAPIAVALVASAVGARALGGEEHARTMGLLLANPLTRRRVVLEKLVALAAHTTTVGIIIFAGVAGGSLLGQLDMSIAHIGAASLQVTLLGLMFGTLALAIGAATGSVHGATIGTIGAFSAAYAINSILAVAQNLEGWKWLSPFHWYLGNNPLNNGLDWVSVSLFTGFSTVFVVAAIVLFDRRDLRHG; this is encoded by the coding sequence GTGCGCATCCACTGCTGCGCCGCTGGGGAGGAAGCCGACGGCACGATAGGGCTGCTGCTAGCTAACCCCCGGTCGCGCCGTCACTTGCTGATGGCTAAAAGCTCCGCCATGTCGGTCCTGGTCGCCAGCGGCGCGGTGTTGACCCTTGGAGGGTCGTATCTCGCCCCGGCAATCCTAAATGTCAACATCGGAGCGTCAAACCTGCTGGCAGTTAGCCTCCATCTGCTGTTTAACGCTGTGATATGGGGTGCGATCGCTACAGCGGTTGGCGCGGCTAGCGGGAACCGTTCCCTTGCCGTCGCGGTTTCTACCGGAGCAATGGTGGTGAGCTATTTTCTAGTTGGGCTACTGCCGTTGGTTAACTCGCTGGCCGATCTGGCCAAGGTGTTGCCGTGGTACTGGTTTGACGGCCACGACCCGCTCAACAACGGAATCAACCTCACCTATCTCACGTTGCAGGCGGGGTTGATCGTTATCTTGTTTGGTGTGGCGTGGTGGGGGATTGAAACCCGCGATCGATCTAGCTCTACTGGCACCCACAACATGATGGTTAACATCGTTGATCGGCTGCGGCGCGATGAACATGCCGCCCGACTTGTGAACCGGTTGTCGGGTAGCGCTCGTGTGGGCAGCATCTGGGCGAAAACAGCCGCCGAGGGGAAGGCGTTGGTGCTGGTTGTTGGGTTTGTAATGTTCACCCTGATGGGGTTGATGATGGGCCCCATGTACACCGCCATGGAAGACACGCTCGCTAGCCTCGCCGCCGACCTGCCCGAGAACCTGCTTGCCATATTCGGCGGCGGCGACATATCGACCCCTCAAGGCTGGTACCAAGTTGAGACCTTCAGCCTAATGGCACCAATCGCGGTCGCACTGGTGGCCTCGGCAGTAGGGGCCCGAGCTCTTGGAGGCGAGGAACATGCCCGCACCATGGGGCTCCTTCTTGCTAACCCCCTAACCCGTCGCCGGGTAGTCCTTGAAAAACTTGTGGCACTGGCCGCCCATACCACAACCGTCGGTATCATCATCTTTGCTGGTGTTGCTGGAGGCTCGCTCCTCGGACAACTCGACATGTCGATAGCCCACATTGGTGCCGCATCCTTGCAGGTCACCCTGCTTGGCCTCATGTTTGGCACTTTGGCCTTGGCTATCGGCGCAGCAACCGGAAGTGTGCATGGCGCCACCATCGGCACCATTGGGGCGTTCAGCGCCGCATATGCGATCAACTCAATCTTGGCGGTGGCTCAAAACCTGGAGGGCTGGAAATGGTTGTCACCGTTTCACTGGTACCTAGGCAACAACCCCCTCAATAATGGTCTCGACTGGGTATCAGTAAGTCTTTTTACCGGTTTTTCCACAGTATTCGTAGTAGCGGCGATCGTGTTGTTCGACCGCCGCGACCTACGACACGGCTAA